From a region of the Nitrospira sp. genome:
- a CDS encoding DUF362 domain-containing protein gives MDLPTDYRAPQGLTRRDVLRALAGGLVIGAGTLVVPKRYFRLPQEAETFVAKVAHYQLDIAGILSLGMVELGIRKTEIQGKRILLKPNLVETASEAPHINTHPLVLRGAIEAFLRLGAAAVMVAEGPGHRRDTLAVYEESGLADVLTEDRIKFHDLNYITGYALPNAGRQTTMKTLTFPALFQEVDWIVSVAKMKTHHWTGATLSMKNLFGVMPGRYYGWPKNVLHHEGIQNSILDINATLKPHFAIVDGVIGMEGDGPIMGDPKHAGVLVMGRNLPAVDATCCRIMGIDPYKVTYLEQADNWLGPIGERSIEQRGETIVSTQTDFKLIDTIPAQHGIRLS, from the coding sequence GTGGATCTTCCCACGGATTATCGAGCACCCCAGGGTCTTACACGCCGCGATGTCTTGCGGGCTCTAGCGGGTGGTTTAGTCATTGGAGCTGGGACCCTGGTTGTTCCAAAACGGTATTTTCGCTTGCCGCAAGAGGCGGAAACCTTTGTGGCTAAAGTAGCCCATTATCAGCTCGATATCGCCGGCATTCTTTCTCTTGGGATGGTGGAGTTGGGAATTCGTAAAACAGAAATCCAAGGAAAGCGGATTCTGCTCAAGCCCAACCTGGTCGAAACGGCTTCAGAGGCTCCTCATATCAATACACATCCGCTGGTCCTGCGTGGGGCGATCGAGGCATTTCTTCGTTTAGGCGCTGCCGCCGTGATGGTGGCAGAGGGGCCAGGGCACCGGCGAGACACGTTGGCCGTGTACGAAGAGTCCGGCCTGGCTGATGTTTTAACCGAAGACCGAATTAAGTTTCATGACCTCAACTACATCACCGGGTATGCATTACCGAATGCCGGTAGACAGACCACAATGAAAACCCTGACTTTTCCTGCATTGTTCCAAGAGGTCGATTGGATCGTCTCCGTGGCGAAGATGAAGACCCATCATTGGACCGGCGCTACGCTGTCGATGAAAAATCTCTTTGGGGTGATGCCGGGGAGATACTATGGGTGGCCCAAGAACGTTTTGCATCACGAGGGGATACAGAATTCGATTCTCGACATCAACGCAACGTTGAAGCCGCACTTTGCAATTGTCGATGGAGTGATAGGAATGGAAGGCGACGGGCCTATTATGGGAGATCCTAAGCATGCTGGTGTCCTTGTGATGGGGCGCAATCTTCCTGCCGTCGATGCGACCTGTTGCCGCATCATGGGCATCGATCCCTATAAAGTGACCTACTTGGAACAGGCTGACAATTGGTTGGGGCCCATCGGTGAGAGATCAATTGAGCAGCGTGGAGAAACCATTGTCTCCACGCAGACAGACTTTAAACTGATCGATACAATACCGGCTCAACATGGCATTCGACTTTCCTGA
- a CDS encoding acyltransferase has protein sequence MCDAGAVAYLPTLDGLRGVAILLVLWYHTPFLFQHFPEFGGAQSAWSMLGFVGMMSLGGWIGVDLFFVISGFLITSILIRVRDRDSSSFVFWGRRALRIFPLAGMYLLILFCLTLLDDPLRMMPGFDGWSWYVFYLGNIHITIYGWQPLAFMILWSLAIEEQFYLVWPLLVRMVSATRLIWWIIGLILFVPLVRAVMASTTDYPATYVFTLCRIDALAAGALMSVLLNSHEWRQKTFRVCERLVVPALGLIVLTLLVPFSPSLPQTRPWFFSVFGYSLLAASFAVCLVASLKTRTLWYGALTSPFLRFVGRRCYGLYVWHVLVASMITAALQPFQIGFYGHVMLWLITLLVVACGSWVLLEEPMLRLKYLIPYEKKLKAKFEFKLAQVQ, from the coding sequence ATGTGCGATGCCGGAGCCGTTGCCTACTTGCCTACGCTTGATGGGCTGCGCGGTGTCGCGATCCTCCTGGTTCTCTGGTATCACACTCCCTTTCTGTTTCAGCACTTTCCGGAATTTGGAGGGGCACAATCCGCATGGTCCATGCTCGGCTTTGTTGGCATGATGAGTCTTGGCGGTTGGATAGGCGTAGATCTTTTTTTTGTCATTAGCGGGTTCCTTATCACATCTATTCTGATTCGAGTAAGGGATCGGGATTCTTCATCATTCGTCTTTTGGGGAAGGCGCGCATTACGGATTTTTCCCCTCGCTGGAATGTACTTGCTGATTCTGTTTTGCCTGACACTACTTGATGATCCGCTGCGGATGATGCCTGGCTTTGACGGGTGGTCATGGTACGTATTCTACCTCGGAAACATCCACATCACGATATATGGGTGGCAACCGTTGGCGTTTATGATCTTGTGGAGTTTAGCCATAGAGGAACAGTTCTACTTGGTTTGGCCACTGCTCGTGCGGATGGTAAGCGCTACTCGGCTGATATGGTGGATCATCGGCTTGATATTGTTCGTGCCGCTCGTGAGGGCAGTAATGGCTTCGACCACTGATTACCCCGCCACCTATGTTTTTACACTTTGCCGAATTGATGCGCTGGCCGCAGGTGCCCTTATGTCGGTGTTACTCAACTCTCACGAATGGAGGCAGAAGACTTTTCGAGTATGTGAGCGGCTTGTGGTTCCGGCATTGGGGTTGATCGTGCTCACGTTACTGGTACCATTTAGTCCCTCATTACCACAAACAAGACCATGGTTTTTCAGTGTATTCGGATATTCTTTGCTAGCGGCTAGTTTTGCCGTTTGTCTTGTAGCTAGTCTAAAGACTAGGACGCTATGGTACGGTGCATTAACTTCGCCATTCCTGAGATTTGTGGGAAGACGTTGTTACGGGCTATATGTGTGGCATGTGCTCGTCGCCAGTATGATCACGGCGGCGTTGCAGCCATTTCAAATCGGCTTTTATGGCCACGTGATGCTTTGGTTGATCACTCTTCTGGTCGTTGCGTGTGGGTCGTGGGTGTTACTGGAGGAACCAATGCTTAGGCTAAAATACTTGATACCATATGAAAAGAAGCTGAAAGCGAAGTTTGAATTTAAACTGGCCCAAGTACAGTAA
- a CDS encoding response regulator translates to MKQPTILIIDDHTSLRTLLALNLEDAGYRVCEAADGRQGLERFRAQAVDLVITDLEMPEMNGLEVILELTRAFLNVKVIAMSGHSANELQKARLFGARQTFSKPLDLDALLHAVQYELQH, encoded by the coding sequence ATGAAACAGCCCACCATCCTTATCATTGATGACCACACGTCACTTCGTACTTTACTCGCGCTCAACCTTGAGGATGCCGGCTATCGGGTTTGTGAGGCAGCCGATGGCCGGCAGGGACTCGAACGGTTTCGGGCGCAGGCCGTGGATTTAGTCATCACGGATCTGGAGATGCCAGAGATGAATGGCCTGGAGGTGATCTTGGAATTGACCCGGGCGTTCTTGAATGTGAAGGTCATCGCCATGAGCGGCCACTCTGCAAACGAACTCCAGAAAGCCAGGCTCTTCGGGGCTCGGCAGACCTTTTCGAAGCCCCTGGATCTCGATGCATTGCTGCACGCGGTTCAATACGAGCTGCAACACTAG